From the Phaeodactylum tricornutum CCAP 1055/1 chromosome 24, whole genome shotgun sequence genome, one window contains:
- a CDS encoding predicted protein has product MVRLLVVSITPKESTHWTISFHTFDLFKTEIRRTTNLIVRACSVQLIAVSSSEDENEIAVWSARPHPGCLLEKGGGKEHVQDISWDYFVFLLRVSPNSVGTTSDKTKIIDFSFLRSGFLDASPSLICYSGKSVSIYQRCGGGRDWEQRTEIYYSNSPTSSSTTMTASAFGSTAPFGVYSNPLDVFPHILPALQCAFASSDESTFLRSDWHPDSFLAEICLDDRGVKAALDDRLRSLFLWLSSVGKDLSDEDLEGPLRVAPLLIVEENFSEDSDGQDQPRARLTLLTGPATDQTLPSQNVAREVSKLKSFRDILLCSIDQAIPESSSTVQSLDCDLGIKKEELPPLLRTLSSEDLEIIWALYDMLVKPPCFDKLDKLGQLFLFTREIFHRLAAITNKIESSISTRIPMPSMHVKITSKSGGSQSCEETYVASSGCLAALMSRSQNKILDCCRANGHKFDWPFARDLRIAFWLRSDRELAKISEEIGQTLYRAKKEIMECALFFVIARKTRTLRNLAAADSTDSGRKLFQFLTSHDFSDERGRRAAEKNAYSLLRKNRYGIASAFFLLAEPPFLKSALEVIVTKMRDSDLAFAVARLTESSVAALQPSLNASSVGLGGILGGGGGYAIPPGSDSSLDGEDGERFDDWQPDLGMYSKKLLVERLLPQAERDNALSAIQLLWLGKIEEASWWLSGFIEPSHDSDTGYRLVNDIDHRVFGTRTDAKRQCAGSMKLSNAIGKVNLLVDFISAPLLLDALGGSQRAQFASCLAVSSALIARGVEMPTIRSLLHLAGSQMLLKHPITCLSPREDAKHGLSPSSAAVKPSISKSLSSSLQPKRSCNLAVAASSGVMSSSVFDSFDTPPTHNSKAKVSDHFERSETVQSSIFDAFDAPPTQNSNPKVSTQEGRSYGMQSSIFDSFDPPPLQNISVTAGRDETSGNIESSIFDSFDVHPGPTVKGSACDDRSGDVRCTAISFDDTRQLFSENDAQESKVLCPVDNRPTIDNQEAIKKSEIAISLSICRKGIPDLWSEWRYNMLLLCAGRRLLREVASVVAQFHGDPRPQSMVSFYHSEHPLVPSRASEVLQLRCDSEKIIGRVKRSLEQLSTASGLETLVVVSCSVQLLGHSQQRRRTLFTVILYAAAQQDDMADLIVRAAASDLIQMAKSMVFCNDVFVLKQKSRSHASTQHIRRLAARLSWQLEICMWLQRGGGLYLSASTIKDAIAAVRVGILIASWNRNTECLEAMIRNQPDCSLDDEAGHPLWTNLKSFTAPEREVKKNRKISSGGWEFLVDCRRTEATKMLRCRPTGCFIMRPHPNDHGVFTLSFKTNLASEEGMPKDGEQQLSDHGELVNRPEQPSSTVMSSRASKRDDIVQHAVVRLSESGFRCGSFGPFASLIGLLEAVSASLPFNLRFDQPPVDRVIQEGFQPSPNAVFFRKLALSHADSGAYPQPAKVQSCQVPSSPKEERTSSTFRTGSEDTRSEKKISFAYFLELTTLSKIHRQLSAVVSVHVDEAHQSDGEVMTTDESYEAASDSVLSLMTFHGVSTPYASSRRLLSPLICWGRSLEILSVEYVAPELNGSFDPRLPVDFEESAEEIEIFQHESATTVEQGDAVLRQMIKRGSGVDFSTLRLSDGGDCTMVVVFGKKEGIEWLLSSGLEASETGALRRLKIMEHENIIEPIEMQRLPLKHKVPEHGESDVRYRIVDPWEVEALPNREGETRGASLGRESFSRFSIGQVALSSESTLRDIGGHSLLELWTSTKGGVLLTKALASIDTPWERAGAGDLLPGNGIMTSVPPYLNSIRQHLYRNALFRRLDLPQRFVALMQVELLDLKNLSSPGGSVSLSTYALLRLKRDGNRAGLTNKTRTLDTAKTHATKLGKSSGPNAPASWGSVVRFRFPLPEDVSVEGSSLDDDRETLFKGPPCVLQITVYEKKLIVDNSLGTADIRTDGLWSGGQLEEWVPLRSDKQTITWFARIRLTLRYELMCHACDAVSMDTISGTSSVGLRRMEELIRAGASAHEDNKQATSSPDLLTYFESMVY; this is encoded by the coding sequence ATGGTGCGTTTGCTTGTTGTCTCTATCACTCCTAAAGAGAGTACGCACTGGACCATTTCCTTTCATACCTTCGATCTATTCAAAACAGAGATACGGAGGACGACCAACTTGATTGTTAGGGCCTGTTCAGTGCAGCTTATTGCCGTATCGTCGTCAGAGgacgaaaatgaaattgCTGTATGGTCGGCTAGACCGCACCCAGGTTGTCTTCTCGAAAAAGGCGGCGGAAAAGAGCATGTACAGGATATCAGTTGGGAttattttgtttttctgttGAGAGTTAGTCCAAACTCAGTCGGCACTACTTCAGACAAAACCAAGATTATTGATTTCTCTTTCCTTCGATCTGGCTTTCTAGACGCATCTCCCTCTTTAATCTGCTATTCTGGCAAGAGCGTTTCGATATACCAGCGCTGCGGTGGCGGACGGGACTGGGAACAAAGAACTGAAATTTATTACTCAAACAGTCCAACCTCGTCGAGTACTACAATGACTGCATCTGCTTTTGGCTCAACTGCGCCTTTTGGCGTCTACTCGAACCCATTGGATGTGTTTCCTCACATACTACCTGCCTTGCAGTGTGCCTTTGCGTCATCAGACGAGAGCACCTTCTTACGCTCGGACTGGCACCCGGACTCCTTTCTTGCAGAAATTTGTTTGGATGATAGAGGTGTTAAGGCTGCTTTGGACGACCGACTGCGATCTTTGTTTTTGTGGCTTAGCTCCGTAGGAAAGGATTTGTCggacgaagatttggaagggCCTCTACGTGTAGCACCCCTGCTCATAGTCGAAGAAAATTTTTCTGAAGACAGCGATGGTCAGGATCAACCTCGAGCAAGACTGACTCTGCTAACGGGTCCGGCTACGGACCAAACACTCCCTTCGCAAAATGTCGCGAGAGAAGTGAGTAAACTGAAGAGTTTTCGGGATATACTCTTGTGTAGCATCGATCAGGCAATTCCTGAGTCGTCTTCCACCGTTCAGTCGCTCGATTGCGACCTAGGCatcaaaaaagaagagctCCCACCGCTCCTACGCACATTGTCTTCTGAAGATTTGGAAATCATTTGGGCCCTATACGATATGCTGGTAAAACCGCCTTGTTTCGACAAGCTAGATAAGCTAGGGCAGCTATTCCTGTTCACCAGAGAAATCTTTCATCGGCTTGCAGCTATTACAAATAAGATAGAAAGCTCGATTTCTACAAGGATACCAATGCCGTCAATGCATGTTAAGATCACTTCGAAGTCCGGTGGGAGTCAGAGTTGCGAAGAAACTTACGTGGCCTCCTCCGGCTGCTTGGCTGCTCTTATGAGCCGCTCTCAAAATAAAATTTTGGACTGCTGCCGTGCAAATGGACATAAGTTTGACTGGCCATTCGCGAGAGACCTTCGCATTGCATTCTGGCTGCGGTCGGATAGGGAGCTTGCCAAGATATCGGAAGAGATCGGCCAGACTCTTTACAGGGCCAAGAAAGAGATAATGGAATGCGCACTATTCTTTGTGATTGCGCGAAAGACGAGAACTCTCCGAAATTTAGCAGCAGCAGATTCGACCGATAGTGGGAGGAAGCTATTCCAGTTTTTGACGTCTCATGACTTCTCTGACGAGCGAGGTCGACGAGCTGCAGAAAAAAACGCATACAGCCTTCTTCGCAAAAACAGATATGGCATTGCATCCGCGTTTTTCCTCCTTGCCGAGCCCCCTTTTCTCAAGTCAGCTCTCGAAGTGATTGTGACAAAAATGCGAGACTCAGACCTTGCTTTCGCTGTTGCGAGGCTAACGGAGAGTTCTGTTGCCGCCCTACAACCCAGTCTGAATGCATCTTCCGTAGGGCTTGGAGGCATACTTGGAGGTGGAGGCGGGTATGCCATTCCACCCGGATCAGACTCTTCGTTGGATGGTGAGGACGGAGAACGTTTTGACGATTGGCAACCAGATCTTGGAATGTATTCTAAGAAGCTGTTGGTGGAACGATTGCTTCCTCAAGCTGAGCGAGACAATGCTCTGAGCGCTATCCAGCTATTATGGCTTGGTAAAATTGAGGAAGCGTCTTGGTGGCTATCCGGGTTCATAGAACCCAGCCATGATAGCGACACGGGTTATCGCTTAGTCAACGATATCGATCACCGTGTATTCGGAACAAGGACTGATGCGAAAAGACAGTGTGCTGGATCAATGAAGCTGTCGAATGCAATTGGCAAGGTAAACTTGCTTGTTGACTTCATCTCGGCTCCGCTCTTGCTTGACGCCCTGGGTGGGAGTCAGCGAGCTCAATTTGCTTCATGTTTAGCAGTTTCGAGTGCGTTGATTGCGCGGGGAGTTGAGATGCCAACTATTCGCTCTCTACTACATTTAGCTGGTTCTCAAATGCTTTTGAAGCATCCCATAACTTGTCTAAGTCCCAGAGAGGACGCGAAACACGGTCTGTCGCCCTCGTCGGCAGCTGTGAAGCCGTCGATATCCAAGTCATTAAGTTCTTCCCTCCAGCCAAAGCGAAGCTGCAATTTAGCGGTTGCTGCTTCCTCGGGGGTTATGTCGTCCTCTGTTTTTGATTCGTTTGATACACCTCCTACCCACAACTCGAAAGCGAAGGTTTCAGACCATTTTGAGAGATCAGAAACGGTGCAGTCTTCTATTTTCGATGCCTTTGATGCTCCGCCTACCCAAAATTCGAACCCGAAGGTATCAACCCAGGAAGGCAGATCCTATGGGATGCAATCATCCATATTTGACTCCTTTGATCCTCCTCCTCTCCAGAATATAAGTGTTACGGCAGGACGTGATGAGACATCGGGGAACATAGAGTCGTCCATTTTTGACTCGTTTGATGTTCATCCCGGACCGACTGTGAAGGGATCTGCATGCGACGATCGATCCGGAGACGTGCGGTGTACTGCCATTTCATTTGATGACACAAGACAATTATTCAGCGAAAATGATGCCCAAGAATCGAAGGTTTTATGTCCTGTTGACAATAGACCAACTATTGACAATCAAGAGGCGATCAAGAAGtccgaaatagcgatttcTCTTTCAATCTGTCGGAAAGGGATCCCAGATTTGTGGAGCGAATGGCGTTATAACATGCTTTTGTTATGCGCTGGGAGGCGCCTACTGCGTGAAGTGGCGAGCGTCGTAGCTCAATTTCACGGGGACCCGCGGCCTCAGTCAATGGTGTCTTTTTATCATAGCGAACACCCGCTTGTTCCCTCAAGGGCATCTGAAGTACTGCAGCTGAGATGCGACTCCGAAAAAATAATAGGAAGAGTCAAACGGTCTCTGGAGCAGCTTTCCACAGCAAGCGGGTTAGAAACTCTTGTTGTTGTAAGTTGCTCAGTCCAGCTTTTGGGTCATTCCCAACAACGCCGTAGAACactttttactgttattcTTTATGCCGCAGCGCAACAAGATGACATGGCTGATCTCATCGTTCGAGCCGCTGCTTCGGATCTCATTCAAATGGCGAAGAGTATGGTGTTTTGTAACGACGTTTTTGTACTCAAACAAAAATCGCGTTCGCACGCATCTACACagcatattcggcgactAGCGGCAAGGTTGAGTTGGCAACTAGAAATTTGCATGTGGCTGCAGCGGGGTGGAGGTCTTTACTTATCTGCAAGTACAATCAAAGATGCAATTGCCGCTGTGCGAGTTGGCATTCTCATAGCCAGCTGGAACCGCAACACCGAATGCTTGGAAGCCATGATTCGAAACCAACCAGACTGTTctctcgacgacgaagcagGACATCCGCTGTGGACAAATTTAAAAAGCTTTACCGCTCCCGAGAGAGAAGtaaaaaaaaacagaaagaTCTCAAGTGGTGGATGGGAGTTTTTGGTAGACTGCAGAAGAACAGAGGCGACAAAAATGCTGCGATGTAGACCTACGGGGTGCTTCATTATGAGGCCACATCCAAACGACCATGGGGTTTTCACGCTCAGTTTTAAAACTAACTTAGCGAGTGAGGAGGGAATGCCTAAGGATGGCGAACAGCAGCTATCTGATCATGGGGAGTTGGTGAATAGGCCTGAGCAACCTAGTTCTACAGTAATGTCTTCACGGGCTTCGAAAAGAGACGACATAGTTCAACATGCGGTTGTCAGGTTGTCTGAATCTGGATTTCGATGTGGTTCTTTTGGTCCTTTCGCTAGCCTCATCGGTCTCCTTGAAGCCGTGTCAGCATCGCTCCCTTTCAATTTGAGGTTCGATCAACCGCCAGTTGACCGGGTAATTCAAGAAGGATTCCAGCCTTCTCCAAATGCAGTATTTTTCCGAAAGCTAGCCCTCAGTCATGCGGATAGCGGAGCTTATCCCCAGCCAGCCAAAGTACAGAGTTGTCAAGTCCCGTCTTCTCCCAAGGAGGAGCGAACCTCTTCGACATTCCGAACAGGGAGCGAAGATACCAGATCCGAAAAGAAGATATCTTTTGCCTATTTTCTCGAGCTCACGACTCTGAGCAAAATTCATCGGCAATTAAGTGCCGTTGTATCAGTTCACGTTGACGAGGCTCATCAGTCTGATGGGGAGGTCATGACGACAGACGAAAGCTACGAAGCAGCGTCGGATAGTGTTTTATCGCTAATGACTTTTCATGGAGTCTCCACTCCGTACGCTTCTTCGCGGAGGCTTCTTAGTCCTCTGATATGTTGGGGCCGTTCTTTGGAAATTCTTTCCGTGGAGTATGTAGCCCCGGAATTGAATGGCTCTTTCGATCCCAGATTGCCAGTGGATTTTGAGGAGTCGgccgaagaaattgaaataTTTCAGCACGAATCCGCAACTACGGTCGAGCAAGGGGACGCAGTACTTCGACAAATGATCAAACGAGGATCTGGAGTCGATTTCAGTACGTTACGCTTAAGTGACGGTGGTGATTGCACTATGGTTGtggtttttggaaagaaggaagGAATCGAGTGGTTGCTTTCCAGCGGATTAGAAGCTAGTGAAACCGGCGCTTTGAGAAGATTGAAGATAATGGAGCATGAGAATATTATCGAACCAATTGAAATGCAGCGACTCCCTCTGAAACATAAGGTACCTGAGCACGGAGAAAGTGATGTGAGATACAGGATTGTTGACCCCTGGGAAGTGGAAGCGCTTCCGAATCGTGAAGGCGAGACTCGAGGAGCCTCTCTTGGCAGAGAAAGCTTCTCAAGGTTTAGTATAGGGCAGGTGGCACTGTCATCAGAGAGTACCCTTCGTGATATTGGCGGGCATTCGCTTTTAGAGCTGTGGACCAGCACGAAAGGAGGAGtgcttttgacaaaagcGTTAGCTTCGATAGATACACCTTGGGAACGTGCCGGGGCAGGAGATTTGCTTCCAGGAAATGGAATAATGACCAGTGTTCCTCCGTACTTAAATAGCATCAGGCAGCACTTGTACAGGAACGCGCTGTTTCGCCGCCTCGACCTTCCGCAGCGTTTTGTTGCACTAATGCAAGTGGAGTTGCTCGACCTAAAAAACTTGTCGTCTCCCGGTGGCTCAGTTTCCCTCTCAACTTACGCGCTGTTGCGCCTGAAACGTGACGGCAACAGGGCGGGCTTAACCAACAAAACACGGACACTTGACACAGCAAAGACACATGCCACCAAGCTTGGGAAATCTTCTGGTCCAAATGCCCCGGCGTCCTGGGGAAGCGTCGTTCGATTCCGTTTCCCCCTCCCTGAAGATGTTTCTGTGGAAGGGTCAAGTCTCGACGATGATCGAGAAACACTATTCAAAGGACCCCCGTGTGTACTTCAGATTACAGTGTACGAAAAAAAGCTTATCGTGGATAACTCACTGGGAACTGCAGATATTCGCACAGACGGCCTTTGGAGCGGAGGCCAGCTTGAGGAGTGGGTGCCTCTGCGCTCAGATAAGCAAACCATTACATGGTTTGCTCGAATCAGATTGACACTAAGGTATGAATTAATGTGCCATGCGTGCGACGCAGTATCCATGGACACTATAAGCGGTACCTCAAGTGTTGGACTCCGGAGGATGGAGGAACTCATCCGTGCAGGTGCTTCGGCGCACGAAGATAACAAGCAAGCTACAAGCTCCCCGGATTTGTTGACATACTTTGAGAGCATGGTGTACTAA
- a CDS encoding predicted protein produces MTTKSTPKDLIDSFPHSKLTPIATATTEPDYLSLHQLQYEINDNAETLSSTLGDGQHGHLFLVISETEYLEMTDGVPCIPPVQPPFDPVHAANATAPQIIEANHQNDKRQKLFDLYHNAIKINSLKPFPLNTLNLSVILHEALTKSLPSKSSLISGKILQLFQQLDKGNQFIIASGQVMDERIIARIGYQIIEKTGLFDLASRDWHYKDEADKTLANFKKHFQKANKDLALTATSSSAGYHTANQSTVTKGKSYCWTHGIVHNTKHTSATCEKQAPGHKTGATLHDKQGGSTKTYQYTPPSSVAPNTPPLASSPPFFPPDAIADTGCTGHFLSTNIAHIHCQPTVPGINVVLPDGRTITSSHITELNIPSLPPGARTAHIFPGLSNGSLISIGQLCDHGCTATFTSDSVRIELNNTVVLRGGRSPYTRLWTLDSPVTPNPPATELHAPLHDKNFANHLGDHSGTLADRIAFVHASLFSPQLSTWCKAIDKGRLTTFPDITSAQVKRHPPQSVPMVKGHLDQQRSNLRSTKPKVTLSASVDPDDINFDTNPVVQDPPAARTQFLYADFAEVTGKIFTDPTGRFVTTSSSGNAYMLVVYDYDSNFIHVKAMKNRTGPEILSAYKRAHAMLSSKGLRPQLQRLDNEASTALQQFMSSVDIDFQLAPPHVHRRNAAERAIRTFKNHFIAGLCSTNKNFPLHLWDCLLPQAIMTLNLLRGSRINPNLSSWAQLHGSFDYNHTPLAPPGIRVLVHEKPSIRRTWAPHAADGWYVGPAMNHYRCYRVWVKETTSERISDTLTWFPSQVKMPSTSSRDTIVAAAHDLAHALAHPSPASPLSPLSVNEREALSQLSDIFSKAANPSASETRSLNHFRGCRPPQPPFRSHFRGCLPRTPRLRHTSLSPATLAKHVVGPLAN; encoded by the exons atgaCCACCAAGTCTACTCCCAAAGACCTCATTGACTCGTTTCCGCACAGCAAACTCACACCGATTGCTACCGCGACAACCGAACCCGATTACTTGTCGCTCCATCAGCTGCAGTATGAAATCAACGACAATGCGGAGACCCTTTCCTCCACTCTTGGAGACGGCCAACACggtcacctttttctcgtaATTTCCGAAACCGAGTACCTCGAAATGACCGACGGCGTTCCATGCATTCCTCCTGTGCAACCGCCTTTCGACCCAGTTCACGCTGCCAACGCCACAGCTCCTCAAATTATCGAAGCTAACCATCAGAACGACAAACgtcaaaagctttttgaCCTTTACCACAACGCCATTAAAATCAACTCCTTGAAGCCATTCCCATTGAATACATTGAATCTCTCGGTCATCCTACACGAGGCTTTAACAAAGTCTCTCCCCTCGAAATCCTCTCTCATCTCTGGGAAAATTTTG caacttttccagcagcTTGACAAAGGCAATCAGTTTATCATCGCGTCTGGCCAAGTCATGGACGAACGAATTATCGCTCGCATCGGCTACCagatcatcgaaaaaacCGGGCTCTTTGATCTTGCTTCTCGCGACTGGCATTATAAAGATGAAGCCGATAAaactttggcaaatttcaaaaaacatttccagaaggccAACAAGGATCTCGCCctcaccgccaccagcagcTCTGCAGGTTATCACACCGCAAATCAGAGTACTGTCACCAAGGGAAAATCGTATTGCTGGACACACGGCATCGTTCACAACACGAAGCACACCAGTGCGACATGTGAAAAACAGGCCCCGGGGCACAAAACTGGCGCTACCTTGCACGACAAACAAGGCGGGTCGACCAAGACCTATCAATACACGCCACCG tcttcagttgcaccaaacacTCCTCCGTTAGCTTCCTCCCCGCCATTTTTTCCTCCCGACGCCATTGCAGACACTGGCTGTACCGGACATTTTTTGAGCACCAACATTGCTCACATACACTGCCAACCGACAGTCCCCGGCATCAACGTGGTCCTCCCTGATGGTCGCACAATCACTTCGAGTCACATCACCGAACTCAACATTCCCTCGCTTCCGCCGGGAGCTCGTACCGCCCATATCTTTCCTGGTCTCTCGAATGGATCCCTCATTTCCATCGGCCAACTTTGTGACCACGGCTGTACCGCCACGTTCACATCCGACTCAGTCCGCATTGAGCTCAATAACACTGTCGTTCTCCGCGGCGGCCGTTCTCCTTACACCCGATTGTGGACCCTCGACTCCCCTGTAACGCCAAATCCTCCCGCCACTGAATTGCATGCGCCTTtgcacgacaaaaattttgcgAATCACCTCGGAGACCACTCAGGGACCCTTGCCGACCGCATTGCCTTTGTTCATGCATCCTTATTCTCGCCACAACTTTCGACATGGTGCAAGGCCATTGACAAAGGCCGCCTCACAACCTTTCCGGACATCACGTCTGCACAGGTAAAACGGCACCCCCCACAGTCCGTCCCTATGGTCAAGGGACACCTTGACCAGCAACGGTCCAACCTACGCTCAACCAAGCCCAAGGTCACCCTGTCTGCCTCTGTTGATCCTGATGACATCAatttcgacaccaatccTGTCGTACAAGACCCTCCAGCCGCCAGGACGCAGTTTTTGTACGCCGATTTCGCCGAAGTCACCGGAAAAATTTTTACTGACCCTACCGGCCGTTTCGTTACCACTTCAAGCTCCGGCAATGCATACATGCTAGTGGTTTATGACTACGATAGCAATTTTATTCATGTCAAAGCCATGAAGAACCGCACCGGTCCCGAGATTTTGAGCGCCTACAAGCGTGCTCACGCCATGCTGTCCTCCAAAGGTTTGCGCCCCCAACTCCAACGCttagacaacgaagcctcaACTGCGTTACAACAATTCATGTCCTCTGTTGACATTGATTTTCAATTAGCTCCTCCGCACGTGCACCGTCGgaacgccgccgaacgggcAATCCGCACGTTCAAAAACCACTTCATTGCAGGTTTGTgcagcaccaacaagaaCTTTCCGCTCCACCTTTGGGATTGCTTACTCCCACAAGCCATCATGACTCTCAACCTTCTTCGAGGGTCTCGTATCAACCCAAATCTGTCGTCCTGGGCCCAACTCCACGGCTCGTTCGACTACAATCATACCCCTTTGGCTCCCCCGGGCATCCGCGTGCTTGTACACGAAAAACCGTCAATTCGCAGAACTTGGGCCCCCCACGCAGCCGACGGTTGGTACGTTGGCCCCGCCATGAATCATTACCGATGCTATCGCGTCTGGGTCAAGGAGACCACCAGCGAACGCATTTCGGACACTCTGACCTGGTTTCCCAGCCAAGTCAAAATGCCCAGCACCTCGTCTCGCGACACAATTGTCGCCGCCGCTCACGATCTTGCCCATGCTCTGGCACATCCCTCTCCTGCGTCGCCTTTATCACCTCTTTCGGTCAACGAACGCGAAGCCCTCTCGCAACTTTCAgatattttttcgaaagccgctAACCCA TCCGCTTCCGAGACCCGGTCACTGaatcacttccgagggtgccgaCCGCCACAGCCGCCCTTCCGCagtcacttccgagggtgcctcCCCCGGACTCCGAGGCTGAGACATACAAGCTTGTCACCTGCAACCCTCGCCAAGCACGTCGTAGGGCCGCTCGCAaactga
- a CDS encoding predicted protein, whose protein sequence is MEQLMQQAQAAGLSQDEGKSSLGAVLSLLKSNIPNEDFTKISQALPEAEQLASETDADVKSRDNGTGGLLQSAMGMIGSGGGGGTSGGVKNPAQMLALLSSMGIDSKQMMSFLPMVAKFVHEKAGVDISSYLNVPAASSDAMAESGSSASQTDGTGTGSLASQATNLLGRFGK, encoded by the coding sequence ATGGAGCAACTTATGCAGCAGGCCCAGGCAGCTGGTCTTAGCCAGGATGAGGGAAAAAGCTCTCTAGGAGCGGTTTTGAGCCTCCTCAAGAGCAACATTCCCAACGAAGACTTCACGAAGATTTCTCAGGCCCTTCCGGAAGCGGAGCAGCTAGCCTCCGAAACCGATGCCGATGTAAAGTCTAGAGACAATGGCACTGGAGGCCTTTTACAGAGTGCCATGGGGATGATTGGATCCGGAGGAGGGGGAGGTACTAGTGGCGGGGTTAAAAATCCAGCCCAGATGCTCGCGCTTTTGTCGAGTATGGGAATCGATTCAAAGCAGATGATGTCGTTTCTACCCATGGTTGCAAAATTTGTTCACGAGAAAGCCGGTGTCGATATATCGTCTTATCTCAATGTTCCGGCGGCTTCTAGTGATGCGATGGCTGAATCTGGTAGTTCTGCATCCCAGACGGACGGCACTGGAACAGGAAGCCTCGCGAGCCAGGCGACGAATCTCTTAGGGAGATTTGGGAAATAA